Proteins from a genomic interval of Dendropsophus ebraccatus isolate aDenEbr1 chromosome 6, aDenEbr1.pat, whole genome shotgun sequence:
- the LOC138795326 gene encoding olfactory receptor 5AR1-like — MDPRNQTIITEFILLGFTMNMKINFVLFVLFFIIYIVTTVGNSLIICMVILNPKLHKPMYFFLCVLSILDLGYSSTVLPKLLTDLLSTERTISILACVIQIYVILLVEGSECQLLAVMAYDRYIAICRPLHYFIIMRWSICYRLVSCVFISSFMLCIFPSIFNPLTICHNRINHFMCEMLAFIKLACENLSSSELNIFSISFVTLLFPLLLILLSYAAIISSVLKMRSTGRSKAFSTCTSHLAVVALYFGTVMLMYFGPSSMYSTDQEKYSSIFYVIVSPMLNPLIYSLNNREVKDSIKIFLTNFTQRCIL; from the coding sequence ATGGATCCCAGGAACCAAACCATCATCACCGAGTTTATTCTCCTTGGGTTTACCATGAATATGAAGATAAATTTTGTGCTTTTTGTCTTATTTTTCATCATCTACATAGTGACCACTGTCGGAAACAGCCTGATCATCTGTATGGTCATCCTTAACCCCAAGTTACATAAACCCATGTACTTCTTCCTTTGCGTTCTCTCCATTCTTGACCTTGGTTATTCTTCCACTGTTTTGCCAAAATTATTAACAGATCTTCTCTCTACCGAGCGGACAATCTCTATCCTCGCTTGTGTCATACAGATTTATGTCATCCTCCTCGTAGAGGGGTCGGAGTGCCAGCTCCTGGCTGTCATGGCTTATGACCGATACATTGCCATATGCCGACCCCTCCACTATTTTATAATCATGCGTTGGAGCATTTGTTATAGACTGGTTTCTTGTGTATTTATCTCCAGCTTTATGCTTTGTATTTTTCCATCAATTTTCAACCCACTTACCATTTGCCACAACCGGATCAACCATTTCATGTGTGAGATGTTGGCTTTTATTAAGCTGGCATGTGAAAACCTTTCTTCCAGTGAACTTAACATATTTTCCATCAGTTTTgtcaccctccttttccctctTCTGTTGATTTTACTATCTTATGCTGCTATTATATCCTCTGTACTAAAGATGCGCTCTACAGGAAGGTCGAAAGCATTTTCCACCTGTACGTCCCATCTAGCGGTGGTGGCTTTGTACTTTGGGACGGTCATGTTGATGTATTTCGGACCCTCATCCATGTACTCTACAGATCAGGAGAAGTACAGCTCTATATTTTATGTTATTGTGTCTCCGATGCTGAACCCTCTCATCTACAGTCTCAATAACCGTGAAGTTAAAGACTCAATCAAAATTTTTTTAACAAACTTTACACAAAGGTGTATATTGTAG